The following proteins are encoded in a genomic region of Cyclonatronum proteinivorum:
- a CDS encoding copper-binding protein produces the protein MSSILFPSKAVLFFSLLVSGLLLSACGGETETVPAEEQAAAEQAYEVRGFFMETDEANQIISILHEEIPDVMRAMRMRMILEDQEGAEGLERGDMISFTMVRIGNSWYVRNITQLPEDTELDIPENLLEML, from the coding sequence ATGAGTTCAATACTTTTCCCGTCAAAGGCTGTATTGTTTTTTTCTTTACTCGTTTCAGGTCTCCTGCTGAGTGCCTGCGGAGGTGAAACGGAAACTGTCCCTGCCGAAGAACAGGCTGCGGCCGAGCAGGCCTATGAGGTGCGGGGCTTTTTCATGGAAACAGATGAGGCCAATCAGATTATCAGTATTCTCCATGAAGAGATCCCCGACGTAATGCGTGCTATGCGGATGCGCATGATTCTTGAAGATCAGGAAGGCGCTGAAGGCCTCGAGCGCGGCGACATGATCTCGTTTACGATGGTTCGTATCGGTAACTCCTGGTACGTACGTAATATCACGCAGCTGCCTGAAGATACGGAGCTTGATATTCCTGAAAACCTTCTTGAGATGCTGTAA
- a CDS encoding DNA polymerase Y family protein, whose product MDTLNPGAYDLTRNVHRITLYNTISAEQRHRRNKPRLYLHLDMNCFYAQVEQVSYDLQGLPLVVGGWRKPDGTPRGIVATSSYEARKFGVKTGMSAFEAVQLCPYVVFMQVHYEKYQAISKQIREVLDRYAADVEGYSMDEYFLDLTFMIGHTEDELRRFGQRIKRELYEATALFCSVGIARSKTYAKLASDLVKPNGLTLVLDEAAERQLIHPLQLDEVWGIGSRRFARLEQAGLRTIGEAIAKGRGPFQKLFGAYFGRMLWETVCGLDRAIVADPPAHVPEEVTYMHTFSQWTTDPEAVRGEIIKSVRQLCYRMRGYNRRARRFSSYLRFQDESWRGVQIVFATAGLTNLDDYVTRTALQALMPVVQHYLRHGQRIRGFGISTLDLDASGQLELFFREDEKLRNLFRARDTVNNRYGFESLVIASSFDDVKGKTHFLDRS is encoded by the coding sequence ATGGATACGCTCAACCCCGGCGCATACGACCTCACCCGGAACGTGCATCGCATCACGCTGTACAACACCATCTCGGCAGAGCAGCGACACCGGCGAAACAAACCCCGGCTCTACCTTCACCTCGACATGAATTGCTTTTACGCACAGGTGGAGCAGGTATCCTACGACCTTCAGGGGCTGCCGCTGGTCGTAGGCGGCTGGCGCAAACCTGATGGCACGCCCCGGGGCATTGTGGCTACCTCAAGCTATGAAGCCCGGAAATTCGGGGTCAAAACAGGCATGAGCGCCTTCGAAGCCGTACAGCTCTGTCCGTACGTGGTATTTATGCAGGTGCACTATGAAAAATATCAGGCCATCAGCAAACAAATCCGGGAAGTGCTCGACCGCTATGCCGCTGATGTGGAAGGCTACTCGATGGATGAGTACTTCCTCGACCTTACCTTTATGATTGGTCATACCGAAGATGAGCTACGCCGCTTCGGTCAGCGCATCAAGCGGGAGCTGTACGAAGCCACGGCCCTGTTTTGTTCCGTAGGCATTGCCCGCTCCAAAACCTACGCCAAACTGGCTTCCGATCTCGTAAAACCTAACGGCCTTACTCTGGTGCTCGACGAAGCCGCGGAACGGCAGCTCATACACCCGCTGCAGCTCGATGAAGTATGGGGCATCGGCAGCCGGCGCTTTGCCCGCCTCGAACAGGCCGGCCTGCGCACCATCGGTGAAGCAATCGCCAAAGGTCGCGGGCCGTTTCAGAAGCTGTTCGGGGCCTACTTCGGACGTATGCTCTGGGAAACCGTCTGCGGCCTCGACCGCGCCATTGTAGCCGATCCGCCCGCGCACGTGCCCGAAGAAGTCACCTACATGCACACCTTCTCCCAATGGACGACCGACCCGGAAGCTGTCCGGGGTGAAATCATCAAATCCGTACGGCAGCTATGCTACCGCATGCGCGGCTACAACCGGCGCGCACGCCGGTTTTCGAGCTACCTGCGCTTTCAGGACGAAAGCTGGCGCGGCGTACAGATCGTTTTCGCAACGGCAGGCCTGACCAACCTCGATGACTACGTTACCCGAACCGCGCTTCAGGCCCTTATGCCGGTCGTGCAGCACTACCTGCGGCACGGGCAGCGTATCCGCGGTTTTGGCATCAGCACCCTCGATCTTGACGCAAGCGGTCAGCTCGAGCTCTTTTTCCGGGAAGATGAAAAACTCCGCAACCTGTTCCGTGCCCGCGACACCGTCAACAACCGCTACGGCTTCGAAAGCCTGGTTATTGCGTCTTCCTTTGATGATGTGAAGGGGAAGACGCATTTCCTGGACCGCTCGTGA
- a CDS encoding PQQ-dependent sugar dehydrogenase — MRLNATVLTAALVAGVIAFFSAEANAQHLPDDFYFPTEEISGNVFQSEEVTFWLQTVVDGLNDAWALAFLPDGRVLITEKSGNLRIVEDGELSPQIIGGTPTVFNRNQGGLLDVALHPDFISNQLVYIAYSYSQAGTSNTAIGRGRLDGYMLHDFEEIFRGHPNTARPFHFGSRIVFDADGYLYFAIGDRGVMENAQLVTNHAGKSFRLYDDGRVPRDNPFVNTSDGMPEIFTLGNRNIQGMVVHPETGEVWSHEHGPRGGDEINILRRGRNYGWPVITHGIDYDGSPISPDTAAVGMEQPLHHWTPSIAPSGMAIVHNSSRYEGWNGNVFSGALAGRHLNRIVVDLENERAVHEERLVSGLARIRDVRFAPDGFLYIIDESNGRVLRLVPIGD, encoded by the coding sequence ATGAGACTTAACGCAACTGTATTAACAGCGGCACTGGTAGCCGGAGTAATTGCCTTTTTTTCAGCTGAAGCTAACGCGCAGCATCTGCCCGATGACTTTTACTTCCCAACCGAAGAAATCTCCGGCAACGTCTTCCAATCAGAAGAAGTCACCTTCTGGCTTCAAACCGTTGTTGACGGACTCAACGACGCCTGGGCGCTGGCCTTTCTGCCCGACGGGCGCGTACTCATAACGGAAAAATCCGGCAACCTCCGCATCGTAGAAGACGGCGAACTCAGCCCGCAAATCATAGGCGGCACCCCTACCGTCTTCAACCGCAATCAGGGCGGCCTCCTTGATGTAGCCCTGCACCCTGATTTCATCAGCAATCAGCTGGTGTACATCGCCTACTCCTACTCGCAGGCCGGCACCTCCAACACGGCCATCGGTCGCGGACGCCTCGACGGCTACATGCTGCATGATTTCGAAGAAATTTTCCGCGGTCACCCCAACACAGCCCGGCCCTTTCACTTTGGCAGCCGCATCGTTTTTGACGCAGACGGCTACCTCTACTTTGCCATTGGCGACCGCGGCGTGATGGAAAATGCACAGCTCGTAACCAACCATGCCGGAAAAAGCTTTCGTCTGTATGATGATGGCCGCGTGCCCCGCGACAACCCTTTCGTAAACACCAGCGACGGCATGCCCGAAATCTTTACACTTGGCAACCGTAACATTCAGGGCATGGTTGTACATCCGGAAACCGGTGAAGTATGGTCGCACGAGCACGGTCCGCGCGGCGGCGATGAAATCAACATCCTGCGCCGGGGCCGCAATTACGGCTGGCCGGTTATTACACACGGCATCGACTACGACGGAAGCCCCATCAGCCCGGATACGGCCGCTGTTGGCATGGAACAGCCCCTCCATCACTGGACCCCCTCCATCGCCCCCTCCGGTATGGCCATCGTGCATAACAGCAGCCGCTATGAAGGCTGGAACGGCAACGTTTTCAGCGGCGCCCTTGCAGGACGTCACCTCAACCGCATCGTCGTTGACCTCGAAAACGAGCGCGCGGTACACGAAGAGCGCCTCGTAAGTGGTCTTGCCCGGATTCGCGATGTACGCTTTGCCCCCGATGGCTTCCTTTACATCATCGACGAAAGCAACGGTCGCGTATTACGACTCGTCCCCATCGGTGACTAA
- a CDS encoding bacteriorhodopsin, which yields MQATERLGNATFENYVGLENGLSEMSFQMVAHVLTVGYAVMFAALIYFILTIKTVQPKYRTTAVLSVVVMVSAGLLLFVQAQNWVNAFSFDTDQGRYFLADGAALFNNGYRYLNWLIDVPMLLFQILFVVSLTKSSFSSVRNRFWFSGTMMIVTGYIGQYFEVTNFTLFVVWGTVSTIFFIDILITMKKVIAEGSEGIPADAKRYMGYIWTVFFFSWMLYPGAYLMPYLIPPGLEPSLTGLAAEAAVVGRQLTYTIADVSSKVIYGILLTIVAQIMSNADGYDYNRDGETN from the coding sequence ATGCAAGCTACAGAAAGACTAGGTAATGCAACGTTTGAGAACTACGTCGGACTCGAGAATGGACTGTCCGAAATGTCGTTCCAAATGGTGGCACACGTACTAACGGTGGGGTATGCTGTGATGTTTGCAGCGCTTATTTACTTCATCCTAACCATCAAAACCGTACAACCCAAGTACCGCACAACAGCAGTACTTTCCGTTGTCGTAATGGTATCAGCGGGCCTGCTGCTTTTCGTTCAGGCACAAAACTGGGTGAATGCATTTTCTTTTGATACCGATCAGGGCCGCTACTTCCTTGCTGACGGCGCGGCGCTGTTCAACAACGGTTACCGTTACCTGAACTGGCTCATCGACGTACCGATGCTTCTCTTCCAGATCCTCTTCGTAGTATCTCTCACCAAGAGCAGCTTCTCTTCCGTACGTAACCGCTTCTGGTTCTCCGGTACCATGATGATCGTGACCGGTTACATCGGTCAGTATTTCGAAGTAACCAACTTCACCCTCTTCGTAGTTTGGGGTACTGTTTCTACCATTTTCTTCATCGATATCCTTATCACCATGAAGAAGGTAATTGCTGAAGGTTCTGAAGGTATCCCCGCTGATGCCAAGCGTTACATGGGCTACATCTGGACGGTATTCTTCTTCTCATGGATGCTCTACCCGGGTGCCTACCTGATGCCGTACCTCATTCCGCCAGGACTCGAGCCCTCACTCACCGGTCTTGCTGCTGAAGCTGCTGTAGTTGGTCGTCAGCTCACCTACACCATCGCTGACGTTTCTTCTAAAGTGATTTACGGTATCCTGCTCACTATCGTAGCACAGATCATGAGCAACGCTGATGGGTACGATTACAACCGCGACGGCGAAACCAACTAA
- a CDS encoding pyridoxamine 5'-phosphate oxidase family protein, with the protein MIEVRRSLDQNLSELFGYLKRATADTRSPFRQPVLTTVDDNGTPHSRMLVLREINAPQHLIFFTDARTPKVAQLRQNRMASLLFWDPRKRVQLSMQVAVHMVEDDARLASYRDRVRGRAQQSYTTVLPPGTQVQKPEDAETWTDFESDNHFMVLECRPVSLTVLQLSGERHLRFVAEKKGDVWDASWVVP; encoded by the coding sequence ATGATCGAAGTCCGGCGCAGTTTAGACCAAAACCTAAGCGAACTGTTTGGTTACCTTAAACGGGCAACTGCTGATACCCGCTCTCCTTTTCGTCAGCCGGTGCTTACAACCGTAGATGACAACGGTACCCCGCACAGCCGAATGCTCGTGCTTCGGGAAATAAATGCACCGCAGCATCTCATCTTCTTCACCGATGCGCGTACGCCGAAGGTTGCGCAGCTGCGGCAAAACCGAATGGCTTCTCTCTTATTCTGGGATCCGCGGAAGCGGGTGCAGCTTAGCATGCAGGTCGCAGTGCATATGGTAGAAGATGATGCGCGGCTTGCTTCCTATCGGGACCGGGTGAGGGGCCGGGCGCAGCAATCTTACACAACGGTACTGCCTCCGGGTACGCAGGTTCAGAAACCGGAGGATGCGGAAACCTGGACGGATTTTGAATCCGATAATCATTTCATGGTGCTGGAATGCCGGCCGGTTTCGCTCACGGTGCTGCAGCTTTCGGGGGAGCGGCATTTGCGGTTTGTAGCGGAGAAAAAGGGGGATGTTTGGGATGCTTCATGGGTTGTGCCTTAG
- a CDS encoding NAD(P)/FAD-dependent oxidoreductase has protein sequence MSTYTEHEVVVVGGGTGGIMVAAQLLRKDKDLDVVIIEPSDVHYYQAAWTLVGAGTFENKETKRPMADCIPPRAKWLKDSVASFEPEKNRLTTAGGKVVSYRFMVLAPGIQINWDAVKGLPEALNKNGVCSNYDYHMAPNTWKAIQSTKKGKVLFSQPNTPIKCGGAPQKIMYLADEAFRKAGVRQDVDIHFFSPGTVVFGVEVFAKTLKKVIKEKDINFHLGHNLVEVRGDEGIAVFDVTGEDGSVTKKEVEFSMFHVVPPMSAPDFVRNSALAVEEGPLKGWIDVDHHTLQHMRFDNVFAVGDAAALPTAKTGSAVRKQAPVVVENLLRIREALLTETEAGALNNSYNGYSSCPLVTGYGKMVLAEFDYQNQPDPTFPFDQSEERYDMYVLKKWGLPWMYWNLMLKGKA, from the coding sequence ATGAGTACTTACACCGAACATGAAGTCGTCGTTGTCGGCGGCGGAACCGGCGGCATTATGGTTGCTGCACAGCTGCTGCGCAAAGACAAAGACCTGGACGTGGTGATTATAGAGCCCTCGGACGTCCACTATTATCAGGCAGCCTGGACCCTTGTGGGCGCCGGCACTTTTGAGAACAAGGAAACCAAGCGCCCGATGGCGGACTGTATCCCGCCCCGTGCCAAGTGGCTGAAGGACAGCGTGGCAAGCTTTGAGCCGGAGAAAAACCGCCTCACAACTGCCGGCGGCAAGGTGGTGAGCTACCGCTTTATGGTGCTCGCACCGGGCATCCAGATCAACTGGGATGCCGTCAAGGGCCTGCCCGAAGCGCTGAATAAAAACGGCGTGTGCAGTAATTACGACTATCACATGGCGCCCAACACCTGGAAGGCGATTCAGTCCACCAAAAAAGGTAAAGTGCTGTTTTCACAGCCGAATACGCCGATCAAGTGTGGCGGTGCCCCGCAGAAAATCATGTACCTGGCTGATGAGGCCTTCCGTAAGGCCGGCGTGCGGCAGGATGTGGACATCCACTTTTTCTCGCCGGGCACGGTTGTTTTCGGCGTTGAAGTGTTTGCGAAAACGCTCAAAAAAGTGATTAAGGAAAAAGACATCAATTTCCACCTCGGGCACAATCTCGTAGAGGTTCGCGGGGACGAAGGCATCGCGGTTTTTGATGTAACCGGCGAAGACGGCAGCGTTACGAAAAAAGAAGTGGAATTCAGCATGTTCCATGTCGTGCCGCCGATGAGCGCGCCCGATTTTGTGCGGAACAGCGCCCTCGCCGTAGAGGAAGGTCCCCTCAAGGGCTGGATTGACGTGGATCATCACACCCTGCAGCACATGCGTTTTGACAACGTGTTTGCCGTGGGCGATGCCGCCGCGCTGCCGACCGCCAAGACCGGCTCCGCCGTTCGGAAACAGGCGCCCGTTGTGGTCGAAAACCTGCTGCGCATCCGCGAGGCGCTCCTCACCGAAACCGAAGCCGGTGCGCTCAACAACAGCTACAACGGCTACAGCTCGTGTCCGCTCGTGACCGGCTACGGCAAAATGGTGCTCGCCGAGTTCGACTATCAGAATCAGCCCGACCCGACCTTCCCGTTCGATCAGAGCGAAGAGCGCTACGACATGTACGTCCTCAAAAAGTGGGGCCTCCCCTGGATGTACTGGAACCTGATGCTCAAAGGCAAGGCCTGA
- a CDS encoding type II toxin-antitoxin system VapC family toxin has protein sequence MNYLIDTCCISELIKPAPDEKVINWFNAQNENSLFLSVITFGELNKGIEKLPDSKRKSQLIKWIQFDLLLRFRNRIIGINLEVANEWGKVLASSEKVGRPLPAIDTLIAVSAIINGMTVVTRNIKDIEGTGAALINPWST, from the coding sequence ATGAACTACCTGATTGATACATGCTGCATATCAGAACTGATTAAGCCTGCTCCTGACGAGAAGGTAATCAACTGGTTTAATGCACAAAATGAAAATAGTTTGTTTTTAAGTGTGATTACTTTCGGAGAGTTAAATAAAGGAATCGAAAAATTACCCGATTCGAAAAGAAAATCTCAGCTTATCAAATGGATTCAGTTTGACCTTTTACTCCGCTTTAGAAATCGTATTATCGGCATCAATTTAGAAGTAGCTAATGAGTGGGGTAAGGTTTTGGCATCATCGGAAAAAGTGGGACGACCACTCCCAGCTATTGATACTTTGATTGCCGTATCTGCAATTATTAATGGAATGACGGTTGTAACGAGAAATATAAAAGACATAGAAGGAACAGGAGCAGCTTTGATAAACCCCTGGTCAACCTAA
- a CDS encoding type II toxin-antitoxin system Phd/YefM family antitoxin: MEMGSAAGLLPEISNLPVDAFLVDSTGRKQTHYQSNFILPKRVSKLHPFNKPNGDDMITKRKKWHLKDAKNRFTEVIRRAKEEGPQTITEYGKDSFVVLSAEDYKKLEPSDTSLVTFFRNSPLANSGVDLSRDKSFGRDFEL, encoded by the coding sequence ATGGAAATGGGGAGTGCGGCTGGGTTGCTCCCTGAAATATCAAATCTACCCGTTGATGCATTTTTGGTTGACTCTACAGGCCGGAAACAAACCCACTACCAATCAAATTTTATTCTTCCTAAAAGAGTTTCTAAATTACATCCATTCAATAAACCAAACGGAGATGATATGATTACTAAAAGAAAAAAATGGCATTTAAAAGACGCTAAGAACAGATTTACTGAAGTCATAAGAAGAGCCAAGGAAGAAGGACCTCAAACTATTACAGAGTATGGGAAAGACAGCTTTGTTGTGCTTTCGGCCGAAGACTACAAAAAACTTGAACCATCGGATACGTCATTGGTAACATTTTTCAGAAATTCACCCCTGGCAAATTCCGGGGTAGACCTTAGCCGGGATAAATCTTTTGGCCGTGATTTTGAGTTATGA
- a CDS encoding lipoate--protein ligase yields MIFIENEGITDPRINLALEEYALKNFRIGQDFLLFYINAPSIIIGRNQNTLEEINHEYVEQNGIHVVRRMSGGGAVYHDLGNLNFSFITDYDMKSLNNFAKFTSPVIKVLRGMGVDAELSGRNDILAEGRKISGNAQYSTTKRMFSHGTLLFDTELGEVANALNVKMSKIQSKGHKSVRSRVANISEFLKEPMTTLEFRARLLKGLFEERDDFETYHLTEAEWQGVYQLRDEKYGNWDWNYGRSPKFNIQRERRFPVGEIDLRLQVEKGIIEEITIFGDFFGKDPVAELEQLLTGIRYDKPAITEALTDVEISRFFGDVAKDDFIELIYGADEEAG; encoded by the coding sequence ATGATTTTCATCGAGAACGAAGGCATCACCGATCCCCGCATTAATCTTGCGCTGGAAGAATACGCGCTCAAAAATTTTCGGATCGGGCAGGATTTTTTGCTGTTTTACATCAATGCGCCCTCCATCATAATCGGGCGGAATCAGAACACGCTCGAAGAAATCAATCACGAATATGTGGAGCAGAACGGCATTCACGTGGTCCGGCGGATGAGCGGGGGCGGGGCAGTGTATCACGACCTCGGCAACCTGAATTTCAGCTTCATCACCGATTATGATATGAAGAGCCTGAATAATTTCGCCAAGTTTACAAGTCCCGTGATTAAGGTGCTGCGCGGGATGGGCGTTGATGCCGAGCTCAGCGGTCGAAACGATATCCTCGCCGAAGGCCGCAAAATTTCCGGCAATGCGCAGTACTCGACCACCAAGCGGATGTTCAGCCACGGCACCCTGCTGTTCGATACCGAGCTGGGAGAGGTCGCCAATGCGCTGAATGTAAAAATGAGCAAGATTCAGTCGAAGGGGCATAAGTCCGTGCGCAGCCGCGTGGCCAACATCAGTGAGTTCCTGAAGGAGCCGATGACGACCCTCGAATTCCGTGCCCGTCTGCTCAAAGGCTTGTTTGAGGAGCGGGATGATTTCGAGACCTATCACCTCACCGAGGCCGAATGGCAGGGGGTGTATCAGTTGCGGGACGAAAAGTACGGCAACTGGGACTGGAACTACGGACGCTCGCCCAAATTCAACATTCAGCGCGAACGCCGATTCCCCGTGGGTGAAATTGACCTGCGCCTGCAGGTCGAAAAGGGCATCATCGAAGAGATCACCATTTTCGGCGACTTCTTCGGCAAAGATCCGGTCGCGGAACTGGAGCAGCTGCTCACCGGTATCCGCTACGACAAACCGGCTATCACCGAAGCCCTAACCGACGTTGAAATCAGCCGCTTTTTCGGCGATGTCGCGAAGGATGATTTTATTGAGCTGATTTACGGGGCGGATGAGGAAGCGGGGTGA
- a CDS encoding pyridoxal phosphate-dependent aminotransferase: protein MRQRTLRKFQTFNRIPCSSEEEVMITNGSTGAFVAACLTLLEPGDEVIQFEPFYGYHVQLLKVLGFKPKFVPLRGRSWEVDFDALRAAIGPRTKAVVVTNPGNPNGKVWQEAELKQLLRVLQEHDLWAFTDEVYEFMTYDGNRHLSLAALPSGWERTVTMSSFSKTYNMTGWRLGSAVAPAHIIEKMGLINDLIYICPPTPLQHGLAQAFDLPESYFTQLAADYDRKRSLFCEALSEAGFDFDPPQGAYYVFASFEPLHRAGIAGFENDEAACHTLIRETGIGTVPGRSFFSDPAQGRFWLRFCYAKEYPVLERACTALRNFGQRCRLKS from the coding sequence CTGCGGCAGCGCACCCTGCGCAAGTTTCAGACCTTCAACCGGATTCCGTGCAGCAGCGAAGAGGAAGTGATGATCACCAACGGCTCAACCGGAGCCTTTGTCGCGGCCTGCCTCACCCTGCTCGAACCCGGCGATGAAGTCATTCAGTTTGAGCCCTTCTACGGCTATCACGTGCAGCTTTTGAAAGTGCTCGGCTTCAAACCCAAATTTGTGCCGCTGCGTGGACGAAGCTGGGAGGTGGATTTCGACGCCCTGCGCGCCGCCATTGGTCCCCGCACCAAAGCCGTAGTCGTCACCAACCCCGGCAACCCGAACGGGAAGGTCTGGCAGGAAGCCGAACTCAAACAGCTCCTGCGCGTGCTGCAGGAGCACGACCTCTGGGCCTTCACCGACGAGGTGTACGAGTTCATGACCTACGACGGCAACCGGCATCTTTCCCTCGCTGCCCTGCCCAGTGGCTGGGAGCGGACCGTCACCATGTCGAGCTTCTCCAAAACCTACAACATGACCGGCTGGCGGCTCGGCAGCGCAGTCGCGCCCGCGCACATCATCGAAAAAATGGGGCTCATCAACGACCTCATCTACATTTGTCCGCCTACTCCCTTGCAGCATGGCCTCGCGCAGGCCTTCGATTTACCCGAAAGCTACTTCACGCAGCTCGCCGCCGATTACGACCGCAAACGCAGCCTCTTCTGCGAGGCCCTCAGCGAAGCCGGTTTCGACTTCGATCCCCCGCAGGGCGCCTACTACGTGTTCGCGAGCTTCGAGCCGCTGCACCGCGCCGGCATCGCAGGCTTCGAAAACGACGAAGCCGCCTGCCACACCCTCATCCGGGAAACCGGCATCGGCACGGTCCCAGGCCGCTCCTTCTTCTCCGACCCCGCGCAGGGCCGCTTCTGGCTCCGCTTCTGCTACGCCAAAGAATACCCGGTCCTCGAACGCGCCTGCACAGCCCTCCGAAACTTCGGCCAGCGTTGCCGCCTCAAAAGCTGA